The Lolium rigidum isolate FL_2022 chromosome 2, APGP_CSIRO_Lrig_0.1, whole genome shotgun sequence genomic interval CCTCGACGTCCCCCCCGAGCTCAAGCTCCACTACGACCCGCTGGAGAACCCCATCAGCGGGGCGGTGCTTCGCGCCGCCGGAGACGGAGCCGGAGACGTCGACCACTTCCACGTGGTCCTCATAAGCAGCAAGGGGCCCCACACCAATAACCGAGCGCTCGCCTGCGTTTACTCGTCGGAGACCGGAGCATGGGGCGATCTCATCTCGACGCCGTTCCCATCCAAGGCTACCATTTACGACCACGAGCCCGCCGTTCTGGCTGGGGGTTGCCTTCACTGGCAGATGCTCACGGCTTCACGAAACATAATACTCCTACTCGAGTTTGATCTGAATAGGCGGAGCCTAGCAGTGATATCGCTGTCAAAGCACATGTTAACCAGCCAGCATTTCGGGGTGATTCGAGCGGAGGATGGGGGGATGGGTCTCATCTTCGTGTCCGGCTTCACCGCCCAATTATGGAGGAGGGATACAGACTGTGATTCGTGGGCGCGGGGAACAACTATCCAACTGGACAAGTTACTCCCCCCAGATTCACCACGGGAAGAACACCCAAGTATGGTCGGGTATGCTGAGGAAAGTAATGCGGTGTTCTTCGAGACAGTTACCGGTGTCTTCATGCTCCATCTCGAGTCGCTGCAGCTCAAGAGGCTTTCCGAAGCCAACAGCTTTCGTTGCCATCATCCATTCGAAGTTGTGTATACTCCAGGTAATATCATGCCTTTAAATTTCGCTCTTGCTTGCGTACTGAAATTTGCAAGAGTTCTATAATGGTAGTGTCAGCAGTACCTTCGTACAAGTTGAGATACATAGCAGTTTGCAGTTGAAGACAACTAGATGAAAAGTTAGCTCAAACCAACTAAAATGTCGAATAGGTAGCTCAGTTGGTACATTTGGGAGCTTAAAAGCTAGTTATATTTTTTTGGTTCCATTTTGTTATCTCTGCTGATCTTCATAATAATACTATATCCGTAATGGCGTTTTGGTTTGAAGCTTAGAAAGTAGTTGTATATTTTGTCAATTGTGGTAGAGTCCTGTTGCAAGTGAAAAATTGTGGTAGAA includes:
- the LOC124689362 gene encoding uncharacterized protein LOC124689362, coding for MTTASLRRRLPLPIPQAVPPLEDDDLLAEILLRLPPLPSSLPRASAVCARWRGLLSDPAFHRRFRTHHRRRSSPPLIGFIELINFVESITFHPALDGPDRLPRGSFNLKIDGLGRRIRILGCRHGLGLIFVQLQCQLLVWDPVAADLHRLDVPPELKLHYDPLENPISGAVLRAAGDGAGDVDHFHVVLHEPAVLAGGCLHWQMLTASRNIILLLEFDLNRRSLAVISLSKHMLTSQHFGVIRAEDGGMGLIFVSGFTAQLWRRDTDCDSWARGTTIQLDKLLPPDSPREEHPSMVGYAEESNAVFFETVTGVFMLHLESLQLKRLSEANSFRCHHPFEVVYTPGTGMRLYVCY